One Melitaea cinxia chromosome 17, ilMelCinx1.1, whole genome shotgun sequence genomic region harbors:
- the LOC123661330 gene encoding general transcription factor IIH subunit 4, whose amino-acid sequence MSESSKSSKSSSNLNPSPTLQCKDLHEYLKSRSPQFLETLYNYPTICLAVYRELPELARHFVIRLLFVEQPVPQAVVASWVTQTHAKEQSKACEALSELSVWQEAPIPGGLPGWLLSQSFKKNLKVALLGGGRPWSMSSSLEPDGKARDISFLDAYALERWECVLHYMVGSAQTEGISADAVRILLHAGLMTRDAEDGTAVITRAGFQFLLLSTAKQVWLFLQHYLHTAEKRSLSAAECLAFLYQLSFSTLGKDYSTEGMSNNMLVFLQHLREFGLVYQRKRKAGRFYPTRLALNITCVKDGLAPLETASPGYIIVETNYRVYAYTQTSLQVALLGLFTELIYRFPDVVVGVLTRESVRAALRGGISAQQIIRYLEQHSHPQMLKSETGGIRTTSVLPPTVVDQIQLWESERNRFTYTEGIVYNQFLSQAEYAVLREYAARAGFLTWSSERARTLVLTRAAHDDVKRFWKRYSKN is encoded by the exons atgtcAGAGTCTTCAAAGAGTTCAAAGTCCTCGTCAAATTTGAACCCATCGCCTACATTACAGTGTAAAGATCTTCATGAATATCTAAAAAGTCGGTCTCCACAGTTCTTAGAAACGTTGTACAATTATCCAACGATATGTTTAGCTGTTTACCg AGAACTACCAGAACTGGCGAGGCATTTTGTAATCCGACTACTGTTTGTGGAACAGCCAGTACCACAGGCAGTCGTCGCATCGTGGGTGACACAGACACATGCTAA AGAGCAAAGCAAAGCATGTGAAGCGTTATCAGAACTGTCAGTATGGCAAGAAGCTCCTATACCTGGTGGTCTACCTGGATGGTTACTCTCTCAGTCTTTTAAGAAGAACCTCAAAGTGGCTTTACTTGGAGG TGGTCGGCCATGGAGCATGTCATCATCACTGGAGCCGGATGGCAAGGCACGCGACATATCTTTCTTAGACGCGTATGCATTGGAGCGGTGGGAGTGTGTGTTACACTACATGGTGGGATCAGCACAGACCGAGGGTATCAGTGCGGACGCCGTGCGCATCCTGCTGCACGCAGGGCTCATGACCAG AGATGCAGAGGATGGTACAGCAGTGATAACAAGGGCAGGATTCCAGTTCCTTCTCCTCAGCACCGCTAAACAA GTGTGGCTGTTCCTACAACACTACCTACACACGGCAGAGAAGCGAAGCCTGAGCGCTGCCGAGTGCCTCGCCTTCCTTTACCAGCTTAGTTTCAGCACGCTCGGAAAG GATTACAGTACAGAGGGTATGAGCAACAACATGCTGGTATTCTTGCAACATTTAAGAGAATTTGGTCTCGTCTACCAGAGGAAG CGTAAGGCCGGACGCTTCTACCCAACCCGCCTTGCTCTAAACATCACGTGTGTGAAGGACGGCCTAGCGCCTCTAGAGACCGCCTCGCCCGGCTACATCATCGTCGAGACAAACTACCGCGTGTACGCCTACACGCAGACCAGCCTGCAGGTGGCGCTGCTGGGCCTGTTCACCGAGCTCATCTACAG GTTTCCAGATGTGGTGGTGGGCGTGCTCACACGGGAGTCAGTCCGCGCGGCGCTGCGCGGCGGCATCTCGGCGCAGCAGATCATTCGCTACCTCGAGCAGCACTCGCACCCGCAG ATGCTGAAGTCAGAGACGGGCGGCATCCGCACGACATCAGTACTACCTCCCACTGTTGTAGACCAGATACAGCTATGGGAGAGTGAGAGAAACCGGTTCACATATACCGAGGGCATCGTTTACAATCAGTTTCTGTCTCAG gcgGAGTACGCCGTGCTGCGCGAGTACGCGGCGCGCGCCGGCTTCCTCACGTGGAGCAGCGAGCGCGCGCGCACGCTGGTGCTCACGCGCGCCGCGCACGACGACGTCAAGCGCTTCTGGAAGCGCTACTCCAAGAACTAG